A region from the Pristiophorus japonicus isolate sPriJap1 chromosome 14, sPriJap1.hap1, whole genome shotgun sequence genome encodes:
- the LOC139279988 gene encoding dual specificity protein phosphatase 8-like isoform X2: MWVQLPVLHNVISCVHLRGCRMEDSELHTHTRVSFCSAFCSITMQCLLSLQVETGGFAAFSSCFPGLCEGKPTTILPMSISQPCLPVANIGPTRILPHLYLGSQKDVLNKDLMVQNGITYVLNASNSCPKPDFISESHFMRIPVNDNYCEKLLPWLDESVDFIDKAKVSNCRVLVHCLAGISRSATVAIAYIMKTMGLSSDDAYRFVKDRRPSISPNFNFMGQLLEYEKSLKPLKVRSMSSLKPQADRPEEEVDKEVADVCRGIWERTCPVLSASETTGQAAQKDASQQCGDSESSGADCKNASHITLQQGLNGLHLSTERIQDTNRLKRSFSLDIKSSYSPSTSFSFSKAATPMDSDDIPKLCKLEVKMGSPGFEQYPASLDSPEKPVGSDFGAESKARQRRKPKHNGSLSSSPVHPLSLNLTRTGLPCPIHKGNSVEDNLKQALLLNIPSAQQLPLGNNGINRWGKHSELVQSPAPTAPSVNTPWYFSTDSQSGHMGGGANLYSGGAPSYSSFGCNAAPNGCEQYGAVRLREKQPEPRDTRRSWHEEGAMEKQFKRRSCQMEFEDGMSESRSREDLGKIGKQSSFSGSMEIIEVS; encoded by the exons ATGTGGGTTCAGCTGCCAGTTTTGCATAACGTCATTAGCTGTGTACACCTGAGAGGCTGTCGCATGGAAGAcagtgagctgcacacacacacacgtgtgtctTTCTGCAGTGCTTTCTGCTCGATCACGATGCAGTGCCTTCTCTCTCTGCAAGTGGAGACAG GGGGATTTGCTGCATTTTCATCCTGTTTCCCAGGCCTCTGTGAGGGCAAGCCCACCACTATCCTGCCAATGAGCATCTCTCAACCATGCCTACCTGTCGCCAACATTGGTCCTACTCGAATCCTTCCACATTTGTACTTGGGGTCGCAGAAAGATGTGCTAAATAAG GACTTAATGGTACAGAATGGAATCACATACGTTCTTAATGCCAGCAACTCTTGTCCCAAGCCAGACTTCATCTCAGAGAGTCACTTCATGCGCATTCCAGTCAATGACAACTATTGCGAAAAGCTTCTGCCCTGGTTGGATGAATCTGTCGATTTCATAG ACAAAGCCAAGGTCTCCAACTGCCGAGTGCTTGTTCACTGTTTGGCTGGGATCTCTCGATCAGCCACCGTCGCCATCGCCTACATTATGAAGACCATGGGCCTGTCCTCAGATGATGCTTACAG GTTTGTCAAGGATCGAAGGCCGTCGATATCTCCCAATTTCAACTTCATGGGGCAGCTGCTGGAGTACGAAAAGAGCCTGAAGCCTCTAAAAGTCCGGTCCATGAGCTCCCTGAAGCCTCAGGCAGACAGGCCGGAAGAGGAAGTCGACAAGGAGGTGGCTGACGTCTGCAGAGGCATCTGGGAAAGGACGTGTCCTGTCCTCTCTGCCTCCGAGACAACGGGGCAAGCCGCGCAGAAAGATGCAAGCCAGCAGTGCGGCGATTCGGAGAGCAGTGGGGCCGATTGCAAGAACGCATCGCACATTACCTTGCAACAGGGCCTCAATGGCCTCCATCTCTCCACAGAGCGCATTCAGGACACAAACCGCCTCAAGCGCTCTTTCTCACTGGACATCAAGTCGTCTTACTCGCCGAGCACCAGCTTCAGTTTCAGCAAGGCCGCCACACCGATGGATTCCGACGACATCCCGAAGCTTTGCAAATTGGAGGTCAAAATGGGCAGCCCCGGCTTTGAGCAGTACCCGGCGAGCCTGGACAGTCCAGAAAAGCCCGTGGGGTCAGACTTCGGTGCCGAATCGAAAGCTCGGCAGAGGCGCAAGCCAAAGCACAACGGCAGCCTCTCGAGCTCGCCCGTGCACCCCTTGAGTTTAAACTTAACCAGGACCGGCCTGCCCTGCCCAATCCACAAGGGCAACAGCGTGGAGGACAACTTGAAGCAGGCGCTGCTGCTGAATATTCCTAGCGCCCAGCAGCTCCCTTTGGGGAACAATGGCATTAACCGGTGGGGCAAGCATTCGGAACTGGTACAATCCCCTGCCCCAACAGCCCCCTCTGTCAACACTCCGTGGTACTTTAGCACAGACTCCCAGTCCGGTCACATGGGGGGAGGCGCCAACCTGTACAGCGGCGGCGCCCCCTCGTACTCCTCCTTCGGCTGCAACGCCGCGCCGAACGGCTGCGAGCAGTACGGTGCGGTCCGCCTGCGCGAGAAGCAGCCCGAGCCAAGGGacactaggcggagctggcacgaggAGGGCGCCATGGAGAAACAGTTCAAGAGGCGGAGCTGCCAGATGGAGTTCGAGGACGGCATGTCCGAGAGCAGGTCGAGGGAAGACCTGGGGAAAATAGGCAAACAGTCCAGCTTCTCCGGCAGTATGGAGATCATTGAGGTGTCGTGA
- the LOC139279988 gene encoding dual specificity protein phosphatase 8-like isoform X3: MYETEMKLKIRVRRIKEGREVRGGFAAFSSCFPGLCEGKPTTILPMSISQPCLPVANIGPTRILPHLYLGSQKDVLNKDLMVQNGITYVLNASNSCPKPDFISESHFMRIPVNDNYCEKLLPWLDESVDFIDKAKVSNCRVLVHCLAGISRSATVAIAYIMKTMGLSSDDAYRFVKDRRPSISPNFNFMGQLLEYEKSLKPLKVRSMSSLKPQADRPEEEVDKEVADVCRGIWERTCPVLSASETTGQAAQKDASQQCGDSESSGADCKNASHITLQQGLNGLHLSTERIQDTNRLKRSFSLDIKSSYSPSTSFSFSKAATPMDSDDIPKLCKLEVKMGSPGFEQYPASLDSPEKPVGSDFGAESKARQRRKPKHNGSLSSSPVHPLSLNLTRTGLPCPIHKGNSVEDNLKQALLLNIPSAQQLPLGNNGINRWGKHSELVQSPAPTAPSVNTPWYFSTDSQSGHMGGGANLYSGGAPSYSSFGCNAAPNGCEQYGAVRLREKQPEPRDTRRSWHEEGAMEKQFKRRSCQMEFEDGMSESRSREDLGKIGKQSSFSGSMEIIEVS; this comes from the exons GGGGATTTGCTGCATTTTCATCCTGTTTCCCAGGCCTCTGTGAGGGCAAGCCCACCACTATCCTGCCAATGAGCATCTCTCAACCATGCCTACCTGTCGCCAACATTGGTCCTACTCGAATCCTTCCACATTTGTACTTGGGGTCGCAGAAAGATGTGCTAAATAAG GACTTAATGGTACAGAATGGAATCACATACGTTCTTAATGCCAGCAACTCTTGTCCCAAGCCAGACTTCATCTCAGAGAGTCACTTCATGCGCATTCCAGTCAATGACAACTATTGCGAAAAGCTTCTGCCCTGGTTGGATGAATCTGTCGATTTCATAG ACAAAGCCAAGGTCTCCAACTGCCGAGTGCTTGTTCACTGTTTGGCTGGGATCTCTCGATCAGCCACCGTCGCCATCGCCTACATTATGAAGACCATGGGCCTGTCCTCAGATGATGCTTACAG GTTTGTCAAGGATCGAAGGCCGTCGATATCTCCCAATTTCAACTTCATGGGGCAGCTGCTGGAGTACGAAAAGAGCCTGAAGCCTCTAAAAGTCCGGTCCATGAGCTCCCTGAAGCCTCAGGCAGACAGGCCGGAAGAGGAAGTCGACAAGGAGGTGGCTGACGTCTGCAGAGGCATCTGGGAAAGGACGTGTCCTGTCCTCTCTGCCTCCGAGACAACGGGGCAAGCCGCGCAGAAAGATGCAAGCCAGCAGTGCGGCGATTCGGAGAGCAGTGGGGCCGATTGCAAGAACGCATCGCACATTACCTTGCAACAGGGCCTCAATGGCCTCCATCTCTCCACAGAGCGCATTCAGGACACAAACCGCCTCAAGCGCTCTTTCTCACTGGACATCAAGTCGTCTTACTCGCCGAGCACCAGCTTCAGTTTCAGCAAGGCCGCCACACCGATGGATTCCGACGACATCCCGAAGCTTTGCAAATTGGAGGTCAAAATGGGCAGCCCCGGCTTTGAGCAGTACCCGGCGAGCCTGGACAGTCCAGAAAAGCCCGTGGGGTCAGACTTCGGTGCCGAATCGAAAGCTCGGCAGAGGCGCAAGCCAAAGCACAACGGCAGCCTCTCGAGCTCGCCCGTGCACCCCTTGAGTTTAAACTTAACCAGGACCGGCCTGCCCTGCCCAATCCACAAGGGCAACAGCGTGGAGGACAACTTGAAGCAGGCGCTGCTGCTGAATATTCCTAGCGCCCAGCAGCTCCCTTTGGGGAACAATGGCATTAACCGGTGGGGCAAGCATTCGGAACTGGTACAATCCCCTGCCCCAACAGCCCCCTCTGTCAACACTCCGTGGTACTTTAGCACAGACTCCCAGTCCGGTCACATGGGGGGAGGCGCCAACCTGTACAGCGGCGGCGCCCCCTCGTACTCCTCCTTCGGCTGCAACGCCGCGCCGAACGGCTGCGAGCAGTACGGTGCGGTCCGCCTGCGCGAGAAGCAGCCCGAGCCAAGGGacactaggcggagctggcacgaggAGGGCGCCATGGAGAAACAGTTCAAGAGGCGGAGCTGCCAGATGGAGTTCGAGGACGGCATGTCCGAGAGCAGGTCGAGGGAAGACCTGGGGAAAATAGGCAAACAGTCCAGCTTCTCCGGCAGTATGGAGATCATTGAGGTGTCGTGA